Proteins found in one Exiguobacterium sp. 9-2 genomic segment:
- a CDS encoding pyridoxal phosphate-dependent aminotransferase — protein sequence MRLHQNERFTTHSPVGIEAIQELIATFPLNEYPVEIIDQVRASYATYAGVRPTQLVAGNGSDELIGYLCARYGGPGMPVIASEPDFVMYQFYADRARAPFERVPLLDEMALDVDGLIAAPGEIIFLSHPHNPSGVLRKEADIRRLLDSGKYVVIDEAYIDFALEQSMLHLLEEYPKAIILRTLSKAFGLASLRLGFVIASEQIIEEIEQIKSPYNVSGLSAAVGIAIMAEPELDRVLEETYASREAIERILAPIGKTYPSAANFVYVEYPEAERFTQRCADAGLRIRLFDQAFRVSCGSPEAMQVLETCVEEELRCGVAQANE from the coding sequence ATGCGATTACACCAAAACGAACGATTCACGACCCACAGTCCAGTCGGGATCGAAGCGATCCAGGAATTGATCGCGACGTTCCCTTTAAATGAATATCCTGTCGAGATCATCGATCAAGTTAGGGCATCGTACGCAACATACGCTGGTGTCCGTCCGACGCAACTCGTCGCCGGGAACGGCTCGGATGAGCTGATCGGCTACTTATGTGCCCGCTACGGCGGACCCGGCATGCCGGTCATCGCCTCGGAACCGGATTTCGTCATGTACCAGTTCTACGCTGACCGAGCACGGGCACCGTTTGAACGCGTGCCGTTACTCGACGAGATGGCGCTTGACGTCGACGGATTGATCGCAGCTCCTGGTGAGATCATCTTCTTGAGTCACCCGCACAATCCGTCCGGTGTCCTCCGCAAGGAAGCGGACATCCGTCGCTTGCTCGACAGTGGCAAATACGTCGTCATCGATGAGGCGTACATCGACTTCGCGCTCGAACAGTCGATGCTTCACTTACTCGAGGAATATCCGAAAGCGATCATCTTACGGACGCTCTCGAAAGCGTTCGGACTCGCATCGCTCCGACTTGGTTTTGTCATCGCGAGCGAACAAATCATCGAAGAAATCGAACAGATTAAATCACCGTACAACGTCTCTGGTCTATCAGCAGCTGTCGGCATCGCCATCATGGCAGAACCGGAACTCGATCGAGTCTTAGAGGAAACGTATGCGAGCCGCGAAGCGATCGAGCGGATTCTCGCGCCAATCGGCAAGACGTATCCGAGTGCAGCGAACTTCGTCTATGTCGAGTATCCGGAAGCCGAACGCTTTACGCAGCGTTGTGCTGACGCTGGATTACGGATCCGCTTGTTTGACCAGGCATTCCGTGTCAGTTGTGGATCACCAGAAGCGATGCAAGTATTAGAAACGTGTGTAGAGGAGGAATTACGATGCGGCGTGGCGCAAGCGAACGAGTAA
- the hisD gene encoding histidinol dehydrogenase, protein MTPTKPFSIDRDTELAVRAILERVATDGDAAVRDYTNQFDQVDLEDFRLSETRITQAFEQADANLIDSLKLMATRLVEWHEQELPSDIELVEADVTRRQRFVPVDSVGIYVPGGAASYPSTVLMNAIPAKVAGVERVVMVTPMTNLSDEVLVAARIAGVTEIYTIGGAQAVAALTFGTESIQAVDLIVGPGNRFVAEAKRQVYGIVGIDSVAGPSEVVVIADETAHPDRIAADLLAQAEHDRDAVAIAFVPTEEMKQAVDAEIERRLQQLPRQEIARRAMENGGVFVAPLEKAIEEANRLAAEHLELAVANPQEVVKSIRHAGMIFLGHETPETLGDYVAGTNHVLPTSGTARFASGLSARTFLRHQTMLEATRAGVQRLANAAKTVARVEGLEAHAQAIEVRED, encoded by the coding sequence ATGACACCGACAAAACCATTCAGCATCGATCGCGACACGGAGCTCGCGGTCCGCGCGATTCTCGAACGCGTCGCAACAGACGGTGACGCTGCTGTCCGCGATTACACGAACCAATTCGATCAGGTCGATCTCGAAGATTTCCGTCTCAGTGAAACACGGATCACACAAGCCTTCGAACAGGCAGACGCCAACTTGATTGACTCGTTGAAGTTGATGGCGACACGACTCGTCGAGTGGCACGAACAAGAACTACCGTCTGACATCGAACTCGTCGAAGCAGACGTGACACGACGCCAACGGTTCGTTCCCGTTGATTCGGTCGGGATCTACGTACCGGGTGGTGCAGCAAGTTATCCATCGACCGTCTTGATGAACGCGATTCCAGCGAAAGTTGCCGGAGTCGAACGCGTCGTCATGGTGACACCGATGACGAACTTAAGTGATGAGGTTCTCGTTGCGGCACGCATCGCTGGTGTGACAGAAATCTATACGATTGGTGGAGCACAAGCGGTCGCCGCGCTGACATTTGGAACAGAAAGCATCCAAGCCGTTGACTTGATCGTCGGACCCGGAAACCGCTTCGTTGCTGAAGCAAAACGCCAAGTCTACGGGATCGTTGGTATCGACTCGGTTGCCGGTCCATCGGAAGTCGTCGTCATCGCGGACGAAACAGCGCATCCGGACCGGATCGCAGCCGACCTCCTTGCGCAAGCCGAACACGACCGTGACGCTGTCGCGATCGCCTTCGTGCCAACGGAAGAGATGAAACAAGCGGTGGATGCAGAAATCGAGCGGCGCTTACAGCAATTGCCGCGTCAAGAGATTGCCCGTCGTGCGATGGAAAACGGTGGCGTCTTCGTCGCTCCACTTGAGAAAGCGATCGAAGAAGCGAACCGTCTCGCAGCGGAACACTTGGAACTTGCCGTTGCCAATCCGCAAGAGGTCGTCAAGTCGATCCGTCACGCTGGGATGATCTTCCTCGGTCACGAGACACCGGAAACGCTCGGCGATTACGTCGCTGGAACGAACCACGTCTTACCGACATCCGGAACAGCTCGTTTTGCGTCTGGATTATCGGCGCGGACGTTCTTGCGTCACCAGACGATGCTCGAAGCCACACGCGCAGGCGTACAACGTCTCGCGAACGCAGCGAAGACCGTTGCCCGGGTCGAAGGACTCGAAGCACACGCACAAGCCATCGAAGTGAGGGAAGACTAA
- the hisG gene encoding ATP phosphoribosyltransferase has protein sequence MRIGITKGRLSKATERYLKEAGVETWGAIERELIVKRGEHEFVFMKGSDLIPYVAQGVLDVAITGSDILLESDQELSELAELPFGVCRMSVCAKEPLQFEGGRRVRIATKYPVIAKRYFSELGVDVDIVPLNGSVELAPLLGLADAIVDIVETGETLRANGLNEYEKIIDISARFFTSEWTLKRKRVEVIRLLEQLTEGVTRS, from the coding sequence ATGCGAATCGGAATTACGAAAGGACGGCTGTCGAAAGCGACAGAACGTTATCTAAAAGAAGCTGGCGTCGAGACATGGGGAGCCATTGAACGCGAACTAATCGTCAAACGGGGCGAGCACGAATTCGTCTTCATGAAAGGATCGGATTTGATTCCGTATGTCGCTCAAGGTGTTCTTGACGTCGCGATCACCGGCAGTGATATCCTACTGGAATCGGATCAAGAACTATCGGAACTCGCGGAATTACCGTTCGGTGTCTGCCGGATGTCCGTCTGTGCAAAGGAACCGTTGCAATTCGAAGGCGGACGCCGCGTCCGGATCGCGACGAAGTATCCGGTCATCGCAAAACGCTACTTCAGCGAACTCGGTGTCGACGTCGACATCGTACCGTTGAACGGATCCGTTGAACTAGCACCGTTACTTGGTCTTGCTGACGCAATCGTCGATATCGTCGAGACAGGTGAGACGTTACGGGCGAACGGACTAAATGAATACGAAAAAATCATCGATATCAGCGCTCGATTCTTTACGAGCGAATGGACGTTAAAACGGAAGCGGGTGGAAGTCATCCGCTTGCTCGAGCAATTGACAGAAGGAGTGACACGATCATGA
- a CDS encoding ATP phosphoribosyltransferase regulatory subunit — MQSFSTIRLKDGATDYVGASATRLQQVIRQLEDGLEQSNYTRLITPLIEEIGGREQIRMDFTTSVARALSERGREQYKRVFYSGSVFQPEEKFQVGFEERGQIAEVEAIQLAVRLVEELTGKEVTLSIGDAGLIEHLIETRVGDHHLRDQVTQMLRLRNVIELKRIAGQLDDALLAKLPLLFGREGAETILPYVDETRLNAVLDLAEAVNADLDFGQMGLQTYYDGITVHGFIEGVTEPVLVGGRYDRLYEQFGQEQQAFGIGFSVERLAEVL, encoded by the coding sequence ATGCAATCATTTTCTACGATTCGACTCAAGGATGGAGCGACGGACTATGTCGGTGCCTCAGCAACGCGGCTCCAGCAGGTCATCCGTCAGCTCGAAGATGGACTCGAACAATCTAACTATACCCGATTAATCACCCCCTTAATTGAGGAAATCGGTGGACGGGAACAGATTCGGATGGATTTTACGACTAGTGTCGCACGTGCACTCAGCGAACGCGGTCGCGAACAATATAAACGTGTCTTCTACAGTGGCTCCGTCTTTCAACCGGAAGAGAAGTTCCAGGTCGGATTCGAGGAACGGGGACAAATCGCAGAAGTCGAAGCAATCCAACTCGCGGTCCGACTCGTCGAGGAACTGACAGGAAAAGAAGTCACCCTCTCAATCGGCGATGCCGGACTGATCGAGCATTTGATTGAGACACGTGTCGGTGATCACCACTTACGCGACCAAGTGACACAGATGCTTCGTTTACGTAACGTCATCGAACTGAAGCGAATCGCGGGTCAACTTGATGATGCCTTACTTGCGAAACTTCCTTTATTATTCGGACGCGAAGGAGCAGAGACGATCTTACCGTACGTTGACGAAACACGACTCAATGCCGTGCTTGATCTCGCGGAAGCCGTCAATGCCGATCTCGACTTCGGTCAAATGGGCTTACAGACGTACTACGACGGGATCACGGTCCACGGTTTCATCGAAGGCGTGACGGAACCCGTCCTCGTCGGTGGACGCTACGACCGGCTCTATGAACAATTCGGACAAGAACAACAGGCGTTCGGCATCGGATTCTCGGTCGAACGGTTGGCGGAGGTGCTCTAA
- the hisJ gene encoding histidinol-phosphatase HisJ — translation MQLLKWDGHVHSPYCPHGTKDPLEAYIERALEQGLERISFTEHAPLPEGVTDPAPDNDSGMSFATADAYLKELTQLRETYKNQIDIRIGMEFDYWEGHVDGTRDIIARYADVLTDGILSLHYLYIDEQYYGVDFSKESFGEIVTKLGSVTAVHERYYEGIQALVMTDLGAHQPKRLGHLTLPTKFIQAYPLESNPTNLDDTLRKIRQANFTLDVNTAGLRKPLCGLSYPYPELLQVTQSLSLPLVYGSDAHLAKDVGADFDFKW, via the coding sequence ATGCAATTATTGAAATGGGACGGTCACGTCCACAGTCCATATTGTCCACACGGTACGAAGGATCCACTTGAAGCCTACATCGAGCGTGCCTTAGAGCAAGGCTTAGAACGGATCAGCTTCACGGAACATGCCCCTTTACCTGAAGGTGTGACGGATCCTGCGCCAGATAACGATTCCGGAATGTCGTTCGCGACAGCCGATGCCTACCTGAAGGAATTGACGCAACTCCGCGAGACATACAAGAATCAGATTGATATCCGGATCGGGATGGAGTTCGACTACTGGGAAGGGCATGTCGACGGTACGCGTGACATCATTGCCCGCTACGCTGACGTCTTAACCGACGGCATTCTCTCACTGCATTACTTATACATCGATGAGCAATATTACGGCGTCGACTTCAGCAAGGAAAGCTTCGGTGAGATCGTCACGAAACTCGGAAGCGTCACGGCGGTACACGAACGCTATTATGAAGGCATCCAAGCCCTCGTCATGACGGACCTCGGTGCACACCAGCCGAAGCGCCTCGGTCACTTAACGTTACCGACGAAATTCATCCAAGCCTATCCGCTTGAGTCGAACCCAACGAACCTCGACGACACGTTACGGAAGATCCGTCAGGCGAACTTCACACTCGACGTCAACACAGCAGGACTCCGGAAACCATTATGTGGTCTTTCCTATCCTTACCCGGAACTCTTGCAAGTCACGCAGTCGTTATCGCTTCCGCTCGTCTATGGATCTGATGCCCATCTTGCGAAAGATGTCGGTGCTGATTTTGATTTCAAATGGTAA